Below is a genomic region from Ascaphus truei isolate aAscTru1 chromosome 8, aAscTru1.hap1, whole genome shotgun sequence.
CCGCCACAAACGTTGGCGCAAAACCAGGAGGGGTGGCTACAAACCAAAAGGTACCTACTAAGGGAATCCAAGAAGGGAAGGGGACGAGCGAAGTGACAGCGATGTATAATCTCTCTGGCCACGCACTCACAACTGCAGAAGTCAGCGTCCTCCAGAAGGGACTTTCGTTTGTTCCGACACACAAACAAGAGCCCTTTAAGTGGGAAGTGGATCTTTTTAGGCTGAACAGACAGCTACGTCTGAAGGACTTCTACAGCAGACCCGCAGTGGAGGTGCAGACTAGGACTGCCTGAGAATCTACAACACTGAGCCGATTTAAACCCAAAAGTACCTTTGATCACTTGGTGACGAACCACAACATCTCTACATTTATGGGATTAGTAGAGAGAGATACCAGGCAACAGCTCGTTCGGTATAAAACCAGCTACAATAACCTGACCAAGGATGAAAATGCTGCTTTGAAGGCGGTGCAGACCAACAGGGAGATTGTTATACGATCCGTTGACAAGGGCGGTGGAAAAGTCATCATGGCCTACTGACTATAGGAGGGAAATCAATGATCAACTTTCCGTCAGTAATAACTACAAGCAGCTAACAGCTGATCCAACATCCATGTATAAAAAGGAAATTGACTCCATCATTCAATTGGGGATCAACAACTCATGGATTACAGAGAGTACGGCTAAGTTCCTTACGCAGACACATCCAATCATGCCGGTCATCAATACCCTCCCGAAGATTCACAAATTCCTTACCAAGCCTCCAGGAAGAGCGATTATATCGGCACGCGGGTCACTTTGTCATCCATTATCCTTACTGTGCATCTGCAATTGTTTCCTTACAGTATTATATAGGTGAATATCTATATCAGACCGAGTGCACAATGTATActtatcagtctctctctcatgtagtcaacattattgcaacatgtgGTGCCCTGCAGGGGAACATTCACAATGCAACAGCAGTTGCGGTATTTCACCCTCTGTATTGCACCAAGGATTGCAAAAAAAGTTGGCtagatctgtatctctgtatatGCACTAAATAAGAGAGTTACAtcactatgtatgtatgcatgtatgcaccTACACACTGAGCAACATCTCCGCTGAATCAGAAATACAGCGTTGGCATAAtgaccaaactgatagaatacacacacacacacacacacacacacacacacacacacacttcagcaaggaaatgtacctacaactaatggggactgcaattaGCACCGCAGTATGCCAATCTTTTGCAGGAGATTCCTAACCACATGCCTCCGCAAACCATACAAATAAATATTATAGATACAATACATTGATcatttataatatggacagagggtgaagaaaaatCGAAAACAATTTCACGAGTCTCTCAATCAACTAACTCATTGACAAGGTGCCAACGcaggcgagaaacgcgttagaggttctACCTCCTTCATTACTACATGcttaatatgtatatttttagtCACAGTTTGGCACTCTAGACCTCCATTTTTTGCACTGTGCACTGCCATCTCTCCTTTTTGTCATCCATTAAGTTCAAAACAGATTTGGCAAACCTAGTGAACTTTCGCGATACAACAGTTACACTGaagaatggcaaactacacacatctgtatacaagaaactcACAGCCCGATGTAGTTGCCTCAACAACTTCAGCTTTCATCCCACTCATCCAAAACAAGCCACCATATACAGCTAGGCTATCAGATATCACTGCATGTGCTCTGACACTAAAGACAGaagcagacaccccaccaccctgACAATCATTTAGACAGAAGGGATACatgccaaagactattgccaaaacaATCACATGCCCACAAGAACACCTGCttcaatacaaaaataatcaatcACATGCATAcaactagtggccacatacaaccctgccCTAGAGGGAatgcgaaaaataatcaaagatctgcaacatatgctgacagaggatgacaCATTAAAAGGCATCTTCCCTAAACCTTCCATCCCTGCATTCCGGCAACCGCCAAACCTCAGACAGGAGTTAATCCTcagaaaacttcataacaaaCTCAAGGACAATGAGAATGGCACAAGACCATGCAACATCACATACTGCAaacatatgccaagatcccacagccagtaacaaacataaaacattaaacgttaaaggatcatacagctgctcatccaggaatgtggtgtatatgattcaatgcagcaaatgtgaccaaggatgctacttTGGTGAAACCAGACAAAAACTTCAAACTAGAATatacctacacagacacacaataacacaccttGAGGAAGGAAGATGCTGCTCTCCAGCAggacaccacttctcacagccaCATCAGAACATAAAACGAAAACATTTTAAGTAATTtaactcaaaatgataatgcACTTGGACACCATAAAAAGAAGACTTAGTGCTGACATGGGGTTACTTACACACTACCAGAATGTTGTGTaatgtgtctctctgcctctgttaACTTTACAATTCAACCCCTtctcttcgccccccccccttcgcacTGCTGATGGATAAATGATCTACACATTCTCACTGTCCATCTGTTTACTATTCCCTCTGCCAGTCCTTCTCTACCTCATCTGCCTTATAGACTGACACCTTGGTTTTTATATCtttgttaaactcatggaatattttgtcctctctctctcctctcactctctctcctcacacactctctcctcacacactctctcctctcacactctctcctctcacactctctcctctcacactctctcctctcacactctctcctctcacactctctcctctcacactctctcctctcacactctctctcctctctctcctctctctcctctcacactctctcctctcacactctctcctctcacactctctcctctcacactctctctcctctcactctctctcctctcactctctcctctcactctcaatctctctccacACTCCTCACTCACAGTTCCGGCCTGCTCCTGAACTACCAATATCCGGGGTCTGACAGCTATTACCCGGATGTGCCCTGTCTTCACCCGGATGTGACGCTATTTAAAAGTGACAGAGTCCCCTCTATATTTACTCCGTCCCGGGGTAATCCACGCGCTATAATACCCCATCATATACCCCGTGTTATTACCCCGTCACTTAGCACCACCCGCCACAAAGCTCTACAGGACCCGCCCCCTCAAAGGGCCGCAGCCAATCACAGCGAAGCCCCGCCCACTGGAGCTGAAGTGAGGGATAGGTGGGAGCGCCAATCAGATCGCTGTCCGtacgggggcgggacttccggcTGTGTGAGAGGAGCGGCCTGGTGAGGACCGTACCCGAGGGAGAACTGCAGCGGGAGCGGACCTGAGAGAGAACAGGAGAGACCTGGGCTGCCGGAAAATGCCGCACAACTTTAAGCCGGGAGACCTAGTGTTCGCCAAGATGAAGGGATATCCACATTGGCCAGCAAGGGTGGGAGAGAAAATTGAATGAGAGCGATGGCGAGATTAAAAAGAGGAGGAGGGTGCAGGGGGAAACGAGGAGGGGGAGGCTGCAGCGggtaaagaggagggggagggtgcagggggtaaagaggagggggagggtgcagggggtaaagaggagggggagggtgcagggggaaaagaggagggggagggtgcagggggaaacgaggagggggagggtgcagggggtgaagaggagggggagggtgcagggggtgaagaggagggggagggtgcagggggtaaagaggagggggagggtgcagggggtaaagaggagggggagggtgcagggggtaaagaggagggggagggtgcagggggtaaagaggagggggagggtgcagggggtaaagaggagggggagggtgcagggggtaaagaggaggggagggtgcagggggtaaagaggagggggagggtgcagggggtaaagaggagggggagggtgcagggggtaaagaggagggggagggtgcagggggtaaagaggagggggagggtgcagggggtaaagaggagggggagggtgcagggggaaaagaggagggggagggtgcagggggaaaaagaggagggggagggtgcagggggaaaagaggagggggagggtgcagggggaaaagaggagggggagggtgcagggggaaaagaggagggggagggtgcagggggaaaagaggagggggagggtgcagggggaaaagaggagggggagggtgcagggggaaaagaggagggggagggtgcagggggaaaagaggagggggagggtgcagggggaaaagaggagggggagggtgcagggggaaaagagggggtgggtgcagggggaatagagggggagggtgcaggggaaaagagggggagggtgcagggggaaaagagggggagggtgcaggggggaaagagggggagggtgcagggggaaaagagggggagggtgcagggggaaaagagggggagggtgcagggggaaaagggagagggagcagggggaaaagagggagagggagcagggggaaaagagggagagggagcagggggaaaagagggggagggtgcagggggaaaagggggagggtgcaggggaaaagaggagggtggtgcaggggggaaagaggaggagggtgcaggaggaaaagaggaggagggggagggtgcagggggaaaagaggagggggagggtgcagggggaaaagaggagggggagggtgcagggggaaaagaggaggagggtgcagggggaaaagaggaggagggtgcagggggaaaagaggaggagggtgcagggggaaaagaggaggagggtgcagggggaaaagaggaggagggtgcaggaggaggagggggagggtgcagggggaaaagaggaggagggtgcagggggaaaagaggagggggaaaagaggaggagggtgcagggggaaaagaggaggagggtgcaggggggaaagaggaggagggtgcagggggaaaagaggagggtgcaggggaaaagaggaggagggtgcagggggaaaagagggggagggtgcagggggaagagagggggagggtgcagggggaaaagggggagggtgcagggagaagagggggagggtgcagggggaaaagagggggagggtgcagggggaaaagagggggagggtgcaggggaaagagggggagggtgcagggggaaaagggggagggtgcagggggaaaagggggagggtgcagggggaaaagagggggggtgcagggggaaaagagggggagggtgcagggggaaaagagggggagggtgcagggggaaaagagggggagggtgcagggggaaaagggggagggtgcagggggaaaagggggagggtgcaggggaaaagggggagggtgcaggggaaaagggggagggtgcaggggaaaaggaggggggtgcaggggaaaaggaggggtgcaggggaaaaggaggggtgcagggggaaaagaggaggggggtgcagggggaaaagaggaggagggtgcaggaggagggggagggtgcaggaggagggggagggtgcagggggaaaagaggaggagggtgcagggggaaaagaggtggaggaggggagggtgcagggggaaaagaggaggagggtgcagggggaaaagaggaggagggtgcagggggaaaagaggaggagggtgcagggggaaaagggggagggtgcagggggaaaagggggagggtgcagggggaaaagggggagggtgcagggggaaaagggggagggtgcaggggaaaagagggggagggtgcaggggaaaagaggaggagggtgcagggggaaaagaggaggagggtgcagggggaaaagaggaggagggtgcaggaggaaaagaggaggagggggagggtgcagggggaaaagaggaggagggggtgcaggggggaaagaggaggagggtgcaaggggaaaagaggaggagggTGCAAGGGGAAAAGAGGAGGAGAATGCATggggaaaagaggaggaggagtggggtgcagggggagaagagggggaggggggagaagagggggaggggggagaagagggggaggggggagaagagggggagaagagggggagagggggaggggggagaagagggggagggggagaagagggggagggggagaagagggggaggggggtgcagggggagaagagggggtgcagggggagaagagggggtgcagggggagaagagggggaggggggtgcagggggagaagagggggaggggggtgcagggggagaagagggggaggggggtgcagggggagaagagggggagggggtgcagggggagaggagggggaaaagaggaggaggggggtgcagggggaagagaggaggaggaggggggtacagggggaagagaggaggaggagggggtgctgggaggaaagaggaggtggtgcaggggggaaagacgaggagggggtgcaggggggaaagaggaggagggggtgcagtgggaaaagaggaggagggggtgcagggggaaaagaggaggagggggtgcagggggaaaagaggaggagggggtgcagggggaaaagaggaggagggggtgcagggggaaaagaggaggagggggtgcagggggaaaagaggaggagggggtgcagggggaaaagaggaggagggggtgcagggggaagagaggaggggggtgcagggggaagagaggaggggggtgcagggggaagagaggaggggggtgcagggggaagagaggaggggggtgcagggggaagagaggaggggggtgcagggggaagagaggagggggctgcagggggaagagaggaggggcgtgcagggggaaggaggaggaggaggggggtgggcagggggaaggaggaggggggtgggcagggggaaggaggaggggggtgggcaggGGGAAGGACGAGGGGGGTGggcagggggaaagaggaggaggaggagggggatgggcggggggaaagaggagggggatgggcggggggaaagaggagggggatgggcggggggaaagaggaggagggggggcggggggaaagaggaggagggggggtggggggaggggaaggggggaaagaggagggggaggaaggggggaaagaggagggagaggagacgggtGCAACAAGGGGCAGAGAGGAGACTGGTGCAATAAGGGGTGCAGAGGAGGCGGGTTCAACGAGGGAGGGATGGGAGATGGGTGCAacaaggggggcagagagaggaggcaggtgCAACGAGAGAGAGGAGGCGGGTGCAACAAAGGGGTGGAAGAAGAGAGGAGGCAGGTGCaacaaggggggagggagaggaggcaggtgcaacaaggggggagggagaggaggcaggtgcaacaaggagaggaggagggtgcaAGGGGagcgggtgagaggaggagggagcaggTGAGAAGAGGATGGTGCAGAGGGgatgaaagaggaggggggagaggaggagggtaaaaggtgggggatggtgagggaaggggaaaaTTGAGTGTGGGATGGAGGAAATAAGatgggggagaattgagagtagGGGATAGGGAGTGAAATTTTGGCTTGAGTGAGGGAACAGTGGAGATAGTGTgtgaatgggggagaggggggttagaTCCCTCATATaacccccactcctctccccagaTTGATGATGTGTCAGATGGGGCGGTGAAACCTCCTCCCAACAAATATCCTATCTTCTTCTTTGGGACCCATGAGACGTAAGTGACAGCGATGCCCATCATGACACCTGGCTCTCTCCACTGTCTGccacgtctctccccccccccctttttctcataTTGAGCCACCACCCTCCCCTCTTTTCCCCACTCCATCTCTCACCCCTGTCCCCCTTGCAGAGCATTCCTGGGGCCCAAGGACCTTTTCCTGTATGACAAATACAAGGATAAGTATGGGAAACCGAACAAAAGAAAAGGATTCAACGAGGGACTGTGGGAGATCCAGAGCAACCCGCAGGCCAGCTACAGTGTACCCCCCCTGGtgagtgtctcccccctctgcccccctccctcctccccaacgGCTCCTGGCAAGTGGGGAGAAGAGCCACAGTGGTATTACTAGACTTGTGCATTGCCCAACTCCTACCTCGCCCTGGTGAGTGTGactcctctccctctgcccctGGCAGAGTATTGTCTCGGTAGGTGACTTGTGACCtctgtggggtttttttcctCAGCCGGTCAGCTCTTCTGACAGTGAAGTCCCAGAGGAGGATCCTGTCGcgggcagtgaggggggaggggaggaagcttTGCCCGACTCCCCTCCTGCCGCAGCCCCGGCAACATCCAGTgacgaagaggaggaggaggagggggacggggacaacaAGAAGGGCGGAGTGAAGAGGAAAGAACCCTCTGCCAAGGTACCGCTAGCTATTATACCCTAAATATACCAATGCACAGGACACCCACAAATGACCaggtcactacacacacagccctgGCTTGTACCCTCACATCCCTCTGTGTCCCAACAGCCCCCCACAGCGAAACGCGTCAGACAGTCATCCAGCGAGCAGGACCAGGGAAGCGCTTCCCcctcagaggaggaggaggaagaagaggacaaTTCTGATAGTGACCAGGTCAGTTTGCCCAACATGGGTTGGGACATCACTGTGACACCTACAACCTCAAACGAGAAGGAACGTAAGTGACGCCTGTCACCTCCATGATAGGGGCAGGGATGTCACAGTGACATCTGCTGGGTGACACGTGACGGTTCTGACGTTTAACACTTTCTGTCCTCAGGATTTCACCCCAGAGAAGAGCACGTCCCGGCCCCAGCGCAAGACAGCTGCTGCGGGAAGAAAGAGCAAGGTCAGGGGTCACACAGGGGTCCGGCAGGTCTTCCCACTCGGGGTTATCATTACTGACACGGGTGGGGTCCGGGCGGTGCAGGTCACGGAGGTGATCGGGTGCGGGGGATGGACCAGCAGATTCAGCGACAGTGTCGTGTTTCTCCCTCCCACAGGTTGTGGCGGATTCCGGATCCGACTCCAAATCGGACTCCGAAGCCGAGGAAACCAAACCGGAGAAgaaaccctccccttccccctcttcctcttcctcctccggttCTGACTCCGATGCCCCCGTAAAGAAAGCGCCGAGGGGCCGCAGGCCGGGTGAGTGAGGGGTGTCAGCGGCAGTGCagggggcacggggcggggaggaGCCGCTCATAACTCATGTCCCCGTGTCACAGTGGAGAAGCCTGCGCCGAAGCCACGTGGACGGAAACCCAAAGCCGAGCCGGTGCCTCTCAGTGCCAGCAGTGACAGGTGAGGACACGAAACATGGAGCGTGTGACCCCACTCACCCCCCAAACTGTTACAGACTGTAATGCGTTCGGTTATCAGGGAACACGTTGACTTTTTCGCCGTGGGCGTGACGGTCCCTTTAACGTGTCCCTTGTCTCTCCCctcgccccctcttcccctgacTGTTCTCTCAGTAGTGACAGTTCGCCGGACCGGATCAGCGAGTGGAAGAAGAGAGACGAAGAGAGAAATAAGGCACTGGAAGAGCGAAGGAAAAAGGAGCAGGACGAGCAGCTGCGccggctgcgggaggaggagaaggaggaagatgagaagaggaggagggggaaggcggAGAAAGCAGACAAGGTGGACAGTGACAGCAGCAAGAGCGAGGGAGAGGCGCCTCCCAAACAAGTGAAGAAACCCCCGGCCAGGGCCCCCTCATCCTCTGATTCAGAGAAGGAGAAGCCCAGCGAGATGACGGCGACCCCCGCAGGAGAACCCAAAAAGGGAAGAGGCCGGGCAATATCGTCGTCCGATTCAGACAGCGACAAGAAGGTgagagaaggtggaggggagCGCCTCCGTAATGTAGGCGGCCCTTCGCGCACCCGGGGCTGGCGGCATTGACACTGCCCTAGGGGGTCCCCCTTTAACACATGGAATCCCCCCCCAAACTCCCTTTGAAAAGGTAACCCTGTGGCTCCTACAGAGGGAAACAAGGGGCCTGTGCAATGGATTTAGGTGTGCGTGCGCTTGCACAGAGGACtcgggtgtcactgtgtgcgtgcgcTTGCACAGGGGACtcgggtgtcactgtgtgcgtgcgcTTGCACAGGGGACtcgggtgtcactgtgtgcgtgcgcTTGCACAGGGGACtcgggtgtcactgtgtgcgtgcgcTTGCACAGGGGACtcgggtgtcactgtgtgcgtgcgcTTGCACAGGGGACtcgggtgtcactgtgtgcgtgcgcTTGCACAGGGGACtcgggtgtcactgtgtgcgtgcgcTTGCACAGGGGACTGCGTGCGAGCGCACAGGACTGGTGTTGCTGTGTATGTGGGCACAGGGGACACGGGTATCACTGCGAGTGTGTCGGCGTCGCTGTGTGCGCACAGGGGATTTGGGTGTCTGTGCACGCATAGGGGTCTTggttgtcactgtgtgtatgcgcgtgcacagggaactgtgtgtgtgtgtgtgtgttcgctcTCCGTGCACAGAGCACATATTTTTACAGTGTGTCATGATTAGTGAAGCCAGTGTCCCAGTCTAAAGTCTCCGTGGGACACTGCGGAGTAACAAGAAATCCCAGCAGTAATTCCACTCTCCATGTTTGTTCATATATTGCTGTATTATGACATCACATATCGGTACACGGCTTTTTATCCCACTgtaatcccccccaaaaaaacacacttcaggGAGAAATGGCTTCCCTTCATTAGGGAAAATATGAGCACAAGCAACCCCTGTACGGAGCGCATTGTTGATGTGGAGAGTGGAACATGCAGTGTTATAAAACATACAAGGATGTGCGCTGCTGGGGGGtacattactgcacaggagggggagggctgtgtTGTGTGGCTGCGGGGGACTGGCATGTTGCTGTGTGCACACGTACAACTcgtgtgtcactctgtgtatgTCTCTTAGGTGAAGAAGACGGTGAAAAAATCTCGGGCTTCAGAGCCCACGCGGAGATCGAACCAGAAGGAAAAGCgcggagagagatggagggggaggtgagacagggagggacacatgCAGATCGGACAGGGAGACACATCATATAGGGgacacacaatgcacaaacatCTGTGGCATGCGCACAGTAACACGCTGTTCAATGTCTTCTCAGACCTTCCAAAgtggaaaagggaaaaaaaaaacctgaggTGATAAGTGACCGGAGGGTGGAGAAGAGGAAGGGTGAGTGTCAGGAGGGCGTGCTGggcgagagtgtgggggaggagcaCTGGGCAGGGGATCGCTGCATGGGGCGTTTGGGGTGATACGCTCACACTGTCTCCATGCAGAGCCCACGGTGGAGGAACGGCTGCAGAAGCTGCACAGCGATATAAAGTTTGCACTAAAAGTAGACAGTCCGGTGAGTGTGACAGTAACGCACCCTGGGGGGAGGTAAATGTCACGTTTGTCCTTCCCTGGTTATATCTGCCTCCCTGTGCCCTGTAGGACATAAAGAAGTGTTTGGACGCTCTGGAGGAGTTAGGAGGTCTGCAGGTGACATCTCACATTCTGCAAAAGAACACAGACGTGGTGGCCACACTCAAGAAGGTAAGGGGAGCTCGGCGTAGGAATGTACCTCTCTGCTTTCTCTTCCTTTCCTCCCTCACTCTTCCTTTCCTCCCTCGCTCTTCCTTTCCTCCCTCGCTCTTCCTTTCCTCCCTCACTCTTCCTTTCCTCCCTATCTCTCCAGCTCTGTCACGCTTCCCTCTTTCTTCCTCTGTCCTGTCTGTTTCTCTCCCTATCTTGTCTGGATGTGCTTGTCTCTCactcatttgtgtgtgtgtctcacgctttgtgtgtgtgtctcacgctttgtgtgtgtgtctcacgctttgtgtgtgtgtctcacgctttgtgtgtgtgtgtctcacgctttgtgtgtgtgtgtctcacgctct
It encodes:
- the HDGFL2 gene encoding hepatoma-derived growth factor-related protein 2 isoform X3, which encodes MPHNFKPGDLVFAKMKGYPHWPARIDDVSDGAVKPPPNKYPIFFFGTHETAFLGPKDLFLYDKYKDKYGKPNKRKGFNEGLWEIQSNPQASYSVPPLPVSSSDSEVPEEDPVAGSEGGGEEALPDSPPAAAPATSSDEEEEEEGDGDNKKGGVKRKEPSAKPPTAKRVRQSSSEQDQGSASPSEEEEEEEDNSDSDQDFTPEKSTSRPQRKTAAAGRKSKVVADSGSDSKSDSEAEETKPEKKPSPSPSSSSSSGSDSDAPVKKAPRGRRPVEKPAPKPRGRKPKAEPVPLSASSDSSDSSPDRISEWKKRDEERNKALEERRKKEQDEQLRRLREEEKEEDEKRRRGKAEKADKVDSDSSKSEGEAPPKQVKKPPARAPSSSDSEKEKPSEMTATPAGEPKKGRGRAISSSDSDSDKKVKKTVKKSRASEPTRRSNQKEKRGERWRGRPSKVEKGKKKPEVISDRRVEKRKEPTVEERLQKLHSDIKFALKVDSPDIKKCLDALEELGGLQVTSHILQKNTDVVATLKKIRRYKANQSVMDKAAEVYTRIKSRILGPKLEAQQREEQTAGSTEKGSDTEKQSEVPAIELDTAVPVNGESVSQISEKIGNEEGDQNPDISKRKDPEEGEQNHDDHHNDPPESNDIGHTSPKSETPAS
- the HDGFL2 gene encoding hepatoma-derived growth factor-related protein 2 isoform X1; this translates as MPHNFKPGDLVFAKMKGYPHWPARIDDVSDGAVKPPPNKYPIFFFGTHETAFLGPKDLFLYDKYKDKYGKPNKRKGFNEGLWEIQSNPQASYSVPPLPVSSSDSEVPEEDPVAGSEGGGEEALPDSPPAAAPATSSDEEEEEEGDGDNKKGGVKRKEPSAKPPTAKRVRQSSSEQDQGSASPSEEEEEEEDNSDSDQDFTPEKSTSRPQRKTAAAGRKSKVVADSGSDSKSDSEAEETKPEKKPSPSPSSSSSSGSDSDAPVKKAPRGRRPVEKPAPKPRGRKPKAEPVPLSASSDSSDSSPDRISEWKKRDEERNKALEERRKKEQDEQLRRLREEEKEEDEKRRRGKAEKADKVDSDSSKSEGEAPPKQVKKPPARAPSSSDSEKEKPSEMTATPAGEPKKGRGRAISSSDSDSDKKVKKTVKKSRASEPTRRSNQKEKRGERWRGRPSKVEKGKKKPEVISDRRVEKRKEPTVEERLQKLHSDIKFALKVDSPDIKKCLDALEELGGLQVTSHILQKNTDVVATLKKIRRYKANQSVMDKAAEVYTRIKSRILGPKLEAQQREEQTAGSTEKGSDTEKQSEVPAIELGEDTAVPVNGESVSQISEKIGNEEGDQNPDISKRKDPEEGEQNHDDHHNDPPESNDIGHTSPKSETPAS
- the HDGFL2 gene encoding hepatoma-derived growth factor-related protein 2 isoform X2, which encodes MPHNFKPGDLVFAKMKGYPHWPARIDDVSDGAVKPPPNKYPIFFFGTHETAFLGPKDLFLYDKYKDKYGKPNKRKGFNEGLWEIQSNPQASYSVPPLPVSSSDSEVPEEDPVAGSEGGGEEALPDSPPAAAPATSSDEEEEEEGDGDNKKGGVKRKEPSAKPPTAKRVRQSSSEQDQGSASPSEEEEEEEDNSDSDQDFTPEKSTSRPQRKTAAAGRKSKVVADSGSDSKSDSEAEETKPEKKPSPSPSSSSSSGSDSDAPVKKAPRGRRPVEKPAPKPRGRKPKAEPVPLSASSDSDSSPDRISEWKKRDEERNKALEERRKKEQDEQLRRLREEEKEEDEKRRRGKAEKADKVDSDSSKSEGEAPPKQVKKPPARAPSSSDSEKEKPSEMTATPAGEPKKGRGRAISSSDSDSDKKVKKTVKKSRASEPTRRSNQKEKRGERWRGRPSKVEKGKKKPEVISDRRVEKRKEPTVEERLQKLHSDIKFALKVDSPDIKKCLDALEELGGLQVTSHILQKNTDVVATLKKIRRYKANQSVMDKAAEVYTRIKSRILGPKLEAQQREEQTAGSTEKGSDTEKQSEVPAIELGEDTAVPVNGESVSQISEKIGNEEGDQNPDISKRKDPEEGEQNHDDHHNDPPESNDIGHTSPKSETPAS